AGCATCATTTAACTTGACGTGATGCAGTGCCATTAACAAGGCTACTGAATCCTTTTTGTGTATTTTGGAATTGTCTTTCGTATTCGAGACCTTACTTCTGCATTGTTTTGCGAAATGTCCGGGTTTTCCACATTTAAAGCATTTTTAAggcgtattatttttagatgtaTTTTGTTTGCTACTAGCCTGGTACGCGGTAACCTCTGATTTGGTGTCTtgattttcatttttcgaCATCCTTCTATCGTATTCCATCAGTAATGCCTTCTTGATTTCGTGTGAAGTAAATTTAGCTTCTTCTAAGTTCGCCAGAGACATTGTTAGCGCATCGTACGATTCTGGTAGTCCTGTGAGCATGGCGTATGCTAAATCTTCATCCTTTACGTCGCATCCAGCTGCGTGTAGATAATCGTTGCAAATCTTCATTCTTGATAAATATGACGTCATGGTTTTGTTTTCATTTAGGCTGCGTTCGGTTTGGGCGCCCACGCGCTGTAAGCGCTCATGCTTATAAGCGTTGTTTTCAACCGTTCGGTTTGATATTTGAGCGCTTACACGACAATAAAGAATACGGTTTGTTTTGGCAATTGTAAGCGATTATAAGCACATTAAGATGGCGGACGATAAGTTTATCTGTATTCTTGGGCAAATATTGACATGTgcagaattattattctatgaGGAAGAACATGAAAATTCATATAACAAGGAATTCgaaaatgttataatgtttCTAAGCAAACCTTCTATTAAAAGGCCCATAAAACGACTGCAAGGATATGTAGAAAACGTCATACCATGTTATAATGATGAACAATTTAAATCACATTTCAGGCTTGTGCAATCCCTAAAAACGCTGCTAAGCtgaacaatatttatgaaaaatatttatgcatatttataatatatttaaattaaaatggttaataatttttgcgtttgattcctaaaataataaacctatttttttagaatgaaacgagcaacatttaattacattttacaaattataaaacctACATTATTAAGATCAAGATCTGGACGTAAAACAATATCACctgaaaaacaattttttatcgctaTATGGAAAATGGCTACTCCAGATTCATATCggtatgttattaatattatcattacattattcttttaatttttaatttatccttGTGTGTGCATATAGTTTTTCGttgcttaatatttaatatttaaattatatacagatCCATTTGTGAGAAATTTAATGTTGCAAGAGCCACTGCGTTAAATGCTGTAAGAAAAGTGACAAAAGCATTAGTTAAATTAACTCCTCGTTTTATTACATGGCCGGAAGGTCATAGAGCAGAAGAAATTATGAGAGGATTTGCTGCAACTAGCGCTTTTCCTAGAGTAATAGGAGCAATCGACGGcacacatataaatataaaagcacCACATGTCAATCCTGAATGTTacgttaatagaaaaaatcatCATAGTATACATTTACAGGTAATtcatgttattataatataatgacatttttatataatataattatttaaataattacaattttttatgtatttttaacagGCTGTTAGTGATCATACGGGCCAATTTATTCACTGTCTTGCTGGACATGTTGGTTCTGTACATGACCAAAGAGTGTTTCGTTTatctgaaattaataattacttagAAGACGCAGAAAAATTTCCTAATGATAGCCATATATTGGGCGATGCAGCATACACAATACATGAACACTTAATGACACCATTTCATGATAACGGACATCTCATAGTTAgacaaaagaattataatttttgccaTTCATCTGCCAGAATTTCGATTGAACGAGCATTCGGATTGTTAAAAGGAAGATTTCGAAGTTTGCTATCACTTCTTGATATGGAACGGGTCGACTTAATTCCAGagtttattatttcatgttGTGTTCTGCACAATATCTGTTTCCTGCAAAATGATGACTTTCCTATTATAGAACCAGATATTTTAGAAGCTGACAATAatgaacaattaatttatcaaagaagAAGTAACAATGCAGGCTACATAAAACGAGATCTAATttgtgataatttaataatacaaaatgcgTAAAGTGTAcaatattactaataaaacatttatactttgtatataaactttattatactttataacgAATAAAGCATAGTACAAAAATAacgtttgtataaaatatatgtatatctctatatatatatatatctagatatctaaatatttgcatatctTATGATATGGGTAACACAACATAACTTCTTTTACGGAAATACacatactttataaaataaaagactaGCTCACATTTCACACCCTAAAtggattttaataataacgaaaatatttgcacttttgaatgtcaattatttaaaaagaaaaattatcaattaaaaaaagaaaaacaaataatcatctaatttaaaatacatataaccaaaaattactttttacttaaaatatctactattttttcaaaagaatcGAGAAGTCTCTTGCGCATTTCTATGTTTTCTTGATGTCTTCTTTCCATGGCTTCTTCTCCCATCTtcctattttcttttaaatcttctattaatgtttctagattatataattgccgaaatttctctaaataaaacaaattattgagCGTGTAACAACATTGTATATTAACATTGTAcatataactaatattttcGATTCTGTATTTAGAATAAAGGTATTAACTTACTACGTGTTGACTTTTCTTCAGTCTCCAAACAACTGTCAATACTAGATGTACTGCATTCTGATGGTGATTGAGATCCTTTCCCTGTTGAGGATATAGTACTTACCGGTGACATAAATGGCTTCGAGCCTAATAAATTCTCCATATGCTGAAAAAAGACTGTTATTAGCAAATTAAATATCAgttgtttctaaaataattacttacagATAAATATGGCCATTTTCTTGTTCCATTGCCAGACTTATTATTATGGTCTTTGACAGTTTTATATGTTCGTTTTAATCCAGAAAACTTTGACAAACACTGTGGTCCTGTTACATTGTAACCATGTTTCACTAATTCGGTTGCAATTAAGGACCATACTTTTTTTTGCGACATTTTTCCAGAACTTAAATCGTTCTGTctcaaattatattcttctatTAATAGAAGAATCGCCTCATGAGGCCATTtgaaaactgtaaaaataaatatgtttaaagaaatatctgaaattatatactaaattatatattatttagaaaaattattaaaagtgcctctaatttcttcatttataTTCTGATGTGTCCCCTCTTTCTGAAATATCTCCTCTCCCTGTAATATCTCTTCATGGTTGTCAATAATGTTAttgttttctaaataaaaataattataaaaaatttattacaatattttctttaaaaaaaatccatcccacttgttatatttaccatgtttcttttttatttcatttaattttaatgttgcgAAAGCaagatctaaaaataaaaaaaaataactataattgtataataatgataaaatagaaattaggggaaaaaaaatgattcataaccttcaaatatttcacagtaatgactttgaaaatattaataaacttacCAGTTTCTAAGCGCATTGCTTCTACCGGTGTTACATTTATTGTGTACACGCGATTGGTTTCtgcatcttttaaatatatttgtgtaaattCTGTTCTATTGAAAGCCATCTTCTCATGTGTTTCGCTACAATTGCGTTCCGAAATAAACATAAGCGTTTACCAGCGCTTACGCTTACTCGCGCTCACACTGCCCTACCTCGTAGAAATAAGCGTTTGTAAGCAGAAATTATGACGtcacgatgacgtcattagtCGATTTGTGAGCACTAATGTTGAGGTCGTTGATATCAAGGATGGTCTCGCGAAAGGAGAGAGGAAGTTGATCGTGGCTAATTTGTGTTTGTCTCTAAATGAGAGAGTGAACTTTTCTTTATTGAGAACCACTACGTGCTTTCTGAACAATGGTTCGCTCGCAACTGACTTCTATGAAAGGACACTCGAATTGCTCGTGTGTCTCCGTACCGTTCGGCCGACGCTCGACtcgatccttttttttttttttttttctcgctctCGCCCCGCGTTTGTCGCCTAATTTAAATGCGATGACTTGTCTCAATAGCTAACATCTCCAAAGCGAACGATGTGAGTAACGCTTATAAGCGCTTTAAACGTGTAAGCGCCCAAACCGAACGCAGCCTTAATCTAATTCTTACGAATTGTCGTTTTAGTTGCATAATCCTTTGCCTCGATTTGGGTTCGTAGACTTGTTCTAATACGGCCCATGCTTCAGTCGAAGTTTTGCAACCCACTATATGGATTTGTTGATCTGGATCGATGGCTAACGCTAATGTAGATAAAGCCTTTTCATCTTTAGATTTGAATGCTTGTTTCTCAGCCGCACTTGCTTCCGGCTTTAACTCAGCTGTTCCATTCACGTATGACCATAATTCTCTCTGAATTAGTAACATCTT
This window of the Linepithema humile isolate Giens D197 chromosome 1, Lhum_UNIL_v1.0, whole genome shotgun sequence genome carries:
- the LOC105669274 gene encoding uncharacterized protein; translation: MRRVFNDNEEEDAEGYIAGLLNYYRGAVKNGTLQCHEPKKVMAVEGVARSMRQNYVEERATQRRGCVKSDLQEEVCNLQNDPFMLSRTETDSKIFEVMPQDRLNADNYRTWKFSMKMLLIQRELWSYVNGTAELKPEASAAEKQAFKSKDEKALSTLALAIDPDQQIHIVGCKTSTEAWAVLEQVYEPKSRQRIMQLKRQFYIISDISLNIFIFTVFKWPHEAILLLIEEYNLRQNDLSSGKMSQKKVWSLIATELVKHGYNVTGPQCLSKFSGLKRTYKTVKDHNNKSGNGTRKWPYLSHMENLLGSKPFMSPVSTISSTGKGSQSPSECSTSSIDSCLETEEKSTRKKFRQLYNLETLIEDLKENRKMGEEAMERRHQENIEMRKRLLDSFEKIVDILSKK
- the LOC105668517 gene encoding putative nuclease HARBI1; the protein is MATPDSYRSICEKFNVARATALNAVRKVTKALVKLTPRFITWPEGHRAEEIMRGFAATSAFPRVIGAIDGTHINIKAPHVNPECYVNRKNHHSIHLQAVSDHTGQFIHCLAGHVGSVHDQRVFRLSEINNYLEDAEKFPNDSHILGDAAYTIHEHLMTPFHDNGHLIVRQKNYNFCHSSARISIERAFGLLKGRFRSLLSLLDMERVDLIPEFIISCCVLHNICFLQNDDFPIIEPDILEADNNEQLIYQRRSNNAGYIKRDLICDNLIIQNA